The genome window TTAATCTGATTGTTTTATGAATGCTCATCACTGAGCTCATATACAACACAGGCCCACCCACGGGCGAGCCTGCTGAATTAAACTAGTAGAAATTATTCGCTGGCTGATTCAGCACTTTCTTCAGCAACTTCTACGAATTCTTCTTTTGCATCTGCTGTTGTCACAGAAGCACGGCCTTCCAGAATGGCATCAGCAATGTTTGCAGTGTATAGACGGATTGCACGCATTGAGTCATCGTTACCAGGGATAACGTAATCAACGCCATCTGGATTACTGTTACTATCGACGATAGCGATAACAGGAATGCCTAATTTTTTGGCTTCTTGAATAGCAATACGTTCATGTTCAACGTCAATAACAAACATTGCATCAGGTAAACCACCCATTTTGCGGATACCACCAATGCTTTTTTCTAATTTTTCTTGTTCACGAGCCAGATCTAAGACTTCTTTTTCTTCAGACCTTCAGTTTTGCCAGACTCGATCATGTCCTGGATAGCATCCAGACGTTTAATTGATTGGCGAACGGTTTGGAAGTTAGTCAACATACCACCTAACCAACGGCGGTTGACGTATGGCATACCTGCACGTTCAGCATCTTCACGAATCGCATCTTGTGCAGCACGTTTGGTACCGACAAACATGATACGACCTTTTTTAGAAGCCAGTTTGCTGACAAAATTCAACGCATCGTTGAACATTGGCAAGCTATGTTCTAAGTTGATGATATGGATATTGTTACGTTTACCAAAGATGTATGGGCCCATTTTTGGGTTCCAGTAACGGGTTTGGTGCCCGAAATGTACGCCTGCTTCAAGCATTTGGCGCATTGTTGTTTTAGCCATGATTATACCTTTAATAGTATGGGGTTGAACCTCCACGTACCCCAGTTGTCGACTAATTAGGTCAGACCTAATAGCACCCCGACACCTGTGACGGCACATGTGTGATTTTGCCTTCTTTCGGCGCGCATATTATTCCACACTTAAGCAACAAAACAAAGCGAAAAGAACAATTACCAGCTTGGCCTAGAATGATCACTGGTGACCAAAGCCGATTTACGGCAAACTATGTCTGATATCTGAAACTTCATTTCAAAATTAGCAGGGAATTTAAATGGCTGTCAGTATAAAAACTGCCGAAGAAATTGAAAAAATGCGTGTAGCGGGAAAACTTGCCGCTGACGTTTTGACCATGATTGAACCGCATGTCCAAGCCGGTATCACTACTGAAGAACTCAATCAGATTTGTCATGACTACATTGTCAACGAACAACAAGCCATTCCTGCCCCGTTAAATTATCATGGTTTTCCTCGCTCCATCTGTACCTCTGTTAATCATGTCATCTGCCATGGCATACCCAGTGAGAAAAAACTCAAAGACGGCGACATTATCAACATCGACATCACCGTTATCAAAGATGGTTACCACGGTGATACCAGCAAAATGTTTCAGATTGGTAAGCCTTCTATCTTGGCCCAACGTCTTTGTCGTGTTGCCCGTGAATCCATGTTTGTCGGTATTGAAATGGTTAAACCAGGCATCCGTCTGGGTGATATTGGTCATGCCATTCAGACTTATGCCGAGAAAGAAAACTTTTCCGTTGTTCGTGAGTACTGTGGTCATGGTATCGGCCAGGTCTTTCACGAAGATCCTCAAGTCCTTCACTACGGTACTCCGGGCACAGGACTCGAACTCAAGGCAGGCATGACATTCACTATTGAGCCAATGATTAATGCAGGCAAACGTCATGTTCGGCAACTGCCTGATGGCTGGACCGTCGTAACCAAAGATCGTTCTTTATCAGCACAGTGGGAACACACCATTTTAGTGACTGATAGCGGATATGACATTCTGACCTTACGTGAAGAAGAAACCGTTTAATCTATAAGGTGTTGTATGCCTCAGCAGACTCTATCTATCTGGGAAGTTGGAAACTTAGTGATTCCTTCTGATGCAGAGGTCACCAATGAAATTTGTCGACAAGCTTTAAAGCAAGGCCAGCTATATCTCCAGCAACAATTCGATGCTGGGAGTTCTATTGAAGACTTGGTGTATCAACGCGCCTCGTTTGTTGATGAGATTCTGACGCAAATCTGGCAGCAACATATCAGTGATGACACACCTGTCAGTCTGATTGCCGTAGGTGGTTATGGACGCGGAGAGCTCCATCCTTATTCTGACATTGATGTATTAATTTTACTTGATGAATCCATCTCAGACACGCCACCAGATTCTTTATCCAGTTTTCTGACTCAACTCTGGGATGTGGGCTTGGAAATTGGTCACAGCGTCAGAACGATACAGGAATGTCGTCAGCAAGCAGAAGATGACATCACTATCGCCACTAACTTATTAGAGGCACGATTATTGTGTGGCCACAGTGCGTTGTTTGAATCACTGCAACAACTGACAGTCACCAATAAAACCTGGGACACTAGACGCTTTTTTGAATTAAAAAGACAAGAACAGTTAGATCGTCATCAACGCTATAACGATACGGCCAATAACCTCGAACCAAATATTAAAGAATCACCTGGAGGCCTAAGAGATATTCAGGTCGTCAACTGGGTAGCTCAACAGCATTTCGATGTTAAAAATCTGGAAGGACTTCGTCAAAAAGGGTTTCTGGCGAATAGCGAATATGAAACTTTACAAAAAGCGCAAAACTTTTTGTGGACAATCCGCTTTGTACTGCATCACCTTGCAGGTCGTAAACAAGAAAAGTTGATGATCGACTTTCAGCGAGAACTCGCTAAGAAATTGGGGTATAAAGACGACGACTCTCGACTCGCTGTAGAAAAATTCATGAAGGATTATTATCGTTGTGCCCGCTCTGTCAGGCAAATGAATAGTCTCTTACTACAGCTGTTTGAAGAGACAATTATCCTCGCCGATGAACCTCGTGAAGTCAGAGTAATTAATCGTCGCTTCCAATCACATAATGGCTATCTTGAAACAATCAACCCTGGCATCTTTGCTTACTATCCATATGCCTTATTAGAAGTCTTTCTTATTCTTCAACAAAACCCGGAACTCAAAGGAGTCAGAGCGTCGACTATTCGTCAGATTCATGCCCACTTACACTTAATTGATGATAATTTCCGCCGTGATATAAAAAACCGAACTTTATTTATGGAAATTATTCGTCAGCCTAAAGGTGTGACACATGAATTTCGACGTATGAATGAATTAGGGGTTTTAGGTGCTTACCTGCCTGAATTCGGACGCGTCGTCGGCCAAATGCAGCATGATTTATTTCATGCCTATACGGTTGATGAACACACTCTATTTTTAGTAGGTAATTTAAGACGCTTCTCCTGTGAAGAAAACAGAGAAGAGTTTCCTCTTTGCTCTGAAGTGTTTAATCAACTGCCTAAACCGGAAATACTCTATATCGCAGGTATTTACCACGATATAGCCAAAGGCCGAGGTGGAGATCACAGCGTCTTAGGTGTGGTTGATGCAAAAGCATTCTGTGAGCGACATAACCTCAGTGAATATGATACGAATATCGTCGCTTTTCTGATTAGATACCATCTTGCTATGTCGACGACGGCTCAGAAAAGTGATTTGGAAGATCCGACTGTCATCAAAAAATTTGCTGACTTGGTAGAGACAACAGAACGACTGAATTATCTCTATTTATTAACGGTTGCTGATATCAGAGCCACTAATAATAACTTGTGGAATGGTTGGCGAGATTCGTTATTGAAACAGCTTTACCACAGCACCCACCAGTGGATTGAACATACTGAGGCTCAAGCAAAAAGTACACGTGAAAAGAGCTACAAAAAATACCAGGAAGCGATGCAACAACTGCTATCTAACGGCCGTAGTCAAGAAGATATCAGTCAGCTCTGGCATGCCTATGATTTGGACTACTTCCTCAGGCATTCAATTGATGAACTCGTTTGGCAATCAGAGCAACGTTTAGATCATATGGATGACGATCCATTAATCGCACTGAGAAAACATAATGATCAACTGACGCTAGAAATTTTTATTGTCACTCATGATCGGGCTGGCATTTTTGCCGCCATAACGGCAGCGCTTGAGCAATGCCAACTCAATGTATTGGACGCAAAAATCAATGTCACCAATGAACATGACGCATTAAATACGTTTATCGTTAATGGTGACAGACTAGATACCAGACAAATTACCCGTTCGCTTGAAAAACAATTAGCGAACACGTCCCACGTCAAACCCTACAGTCCGACCATCACGCCAAGGACTATGAAGCTGTTTCAGACACAACCGAATATTGATTTTGAAACAAATCTGCAGCAAAACCATACTGTTATGTCTTTGCATACACATGACAGACCAGGACTGGTATCGGCTATCGCGCAAGTGTTTCTGGCATGCAAAGTTCAGCTGATCAACGCCAAAATTAATACATTAGGTGACCAAGTGGAAGACATCTTTTTTATCACCACTGCCAGTGAAAATGCACTTGATGAATTAGAAGAAAACGCACTTAGAGAGCAACTTTTGAGTAGCTTGTCCCAATAAAAAACGGCATGTAGGACATGCCGTTTTCTGCATCAAATACTCTTATTTTTTGGAGACCATCAGATCTTCAGAAAGCTGTTGTAGTTTCTTCTCGCCGATACCTTTGACATTGGTGAGTTCATCAACGGTTTTAAACTCACCATGAGCATCACGATACTGAATAATGGCATCCGCCGTTGACGCTCCAACACCATTTAACATCTGCAACTGTTCAGAGGTTGCCGTGTTGAGATCAATCTTGTCGGCAGCAAAAGCAAAAGAGCTGCTCAGAAAAAGAGATAATACTAATGCAAAAAGTGATTTTCGTAACATAATCCATACTCCGTGTTAAAACTAAATCCATAAACAGTTTCTCCTGAAACTGAAGCTTTAGATTAGATGAAAAAACAAACGGAAATCAAACAAACTTTTTGCATTGTGTGAGCTGGCTCACAAGTCATTTCCTGATGCGGTCCCCTGCTCCTTTGCCAGTTAAGGTTAGGAAGATTAAATAAAAATACTGTCTTACTGAAAATGAAGCAATCATCTTAGCATCTGTTTCAGCAAGCAACTCAGGTGTCGACATATCAATATCATTGACCTGAGCTAAGCCGGTAATACCGGGACGCACCGAAAATACATTCAGTTTGTTTCTTGCTTCAATCAACTCATGCTGGCTTTCCAGACAAGGCCTGGGCCCAACTAGACTCATATCGCCTTTCAATACATTCCAAAGTTGAGGCAGTTCATCCAACTTTGTTCTTCTGAGAAACCGCCCGAAAGGTGTGACTGAAGACTCCGCAGCCAAATGCGTTGCCACATGAGCGGTGTCTTTACGCATAGTTCTGAATTTAACCAGGGTAAAAAATACCTTATCTTTTCCCACTCTTTGCTGATAAAACAAAGGGCTCCCCGAGTCAAAAATCCCGATAAGGAACAATAAAATGAGCAAAGGAAAGAAAACAACAAGTCCAGTTAAAGCAAAAAAAACATCTAAAATTCTTATCATTTCTCTCTCTCTACCATTTTTTTCAATTGGCTAGGTAGATCAGATACCGGCTCCCAGCCAAGTATAGTTTTTGCCTTATCTTTTCTGACAATTAAACAACTATATAACTTCCGATATATATGTTTTTTTCCTAAACATGCTAATAACCATCTCAACGGTCTTTTTGGTATATAAAAAAGCTTCAGTGACTTCTCATAGGCTTCAGAAATGGCAATAACTAAATCAGAGGTAGCCACATCATTCTGATCGGCAATCAGGAAAGTTTCATTTTTAGCTTTTGGATGCTGAATACAAGTCCATATAAAGTTACTCAAATTATCAACTGCAAGTATTGAGCGCCAGTTCTTCATTTTTGCGAAAGGAAGTGGTGATCCTTTATTTACGAGTTTTATCAGTTTCTCAAAATTACCTTTAACACCGGGTCCATAAACCAGAGGAGGTCGTATTATCGTATATGTCATATTCGAGTTAAGACAGATATCTTTTAAGTGATTCTCAGCTGCTAATTTTGAATAAGCATATTCATCTTCAGGGGAAGGTATGTCAGTTTCACTGAAAGCCTGTCCCGTTTCCTTGGTTTCTTCTCCATTAACCTTGACTGAGCTTATAAAGATAAACTGTTTTACGCCGGCATTAGCAGCTTGACCCGCTAAGAACTGAGTTAACTTCTCATTCACTTTTTGATACCCAAGCTTTCTCTCATAATCGCTTTTATGAGGAGTCTCAATAGCGGCTAAGGTATGGATAATCACATCAATTGAATTCAAATCCATTGATGAAATAGTCTCTCGGTTTATTTCTGGATAAAGCCAATATTCAATTTCTGCTAGAGATTGATTTGGGTTTGTTCGTTGTAATGCGACCAACTCAACTTCTTTCTCTCTAGACAATGAAGCGAGAACATTATGTCCAATAAAACCATTTGCACCCGTAATTAAAATTCGCATTGATTTAATGTAACAACTTTTTTATTTGAGAAAAGGAATTAATGAAGGGTACAGATATACAAATCTTGCTAAAGCGTAAAGCACTGCAAAGGTGATTAGTAAATAACATACCCAATAATATTTATTTTTCTGCCACTCTAAAAAAACACTCGTCAAATAGAGTGGTAGCGTAATCATCATCAACTCCGCTAACCGCGTGGCAGGTGCGACATGAGTATACATCGTTGACATAAATATAATACCCATAAGTCCTGTTCCAACTAAAACTCTCACTTTAGGGTCAGAAAAAATAGAGTTTCTAAGTGTATAAACCACAAAAAGGTTTAATGCATAAAATATCGCTAAAAAGTAGAAGAATAGCCCAGTGCGGTTCTGCTCACTAACGATAGTAGGATCAGCATAAAATAAATATTTTTGATTAATATAAGCCGACAATAATTCTATTATCTGGAAGAGTGAAATATTAAAAAAAATAAATAAGGGTGATAGCACGAAGACTATTACCAAAGCAGTAAAAAAATGTTTGCTATAGAAAATTGGAAATATAATCAAGAAAACTAAGCAAGTGAAGTGAATTTGTGATGACAAGAGAATTAGGCAGAAGCTTAATACTGGCTTCTTATCGTACAAAGTATAAATCGCCATTATCACTAGAGCGGTAGCATAAGCAACTCTGAGAACAGTTCCTTCCAATAAAAAAAGGTAGAAACAGCAATAAAAGAAAATGGTTAGCCATGCTCTATCACTCATTTTCTGGTAGAAATTTAACTTTAGCGTTAACAGGGCGATCGTCGTCAATAAGATAAATGATTTAAAACCGATCAACTCACCCCAAAACTTACTGCTCCAGAAATATACAACTTCATGAGTTAATGAAAATGAGAGAATCAAGTCCATCCAGCTTTTTTCTTCAATAAGCAAAAATAACCATTTGTAATCTTTCCAGTCTTTTGACGCAGAGATCATTAATAAAAATGCAATAAAACCCAAGGTGAGATAGATGGTATTAGTTAGTACTTGATTTCGCTTTAATTGAAACTTTATAAATTCCACTTTATTTATTCCGGATATATCTATTTAGCATGCTACGCAAAAGCAAAGCTTCAAAAACGAGTCTCGCTGACCATACAAAGCTAGCACCTAGGACGCCATAAGTCTGAAATACATTAGGTGCGATCAACACATATAGAAAACTCTCAAACAAAAAAACGAACATGAGTGATTTAACTTTACCTTTCGCAAACAAACTGACTAAAGGTAACTGTGAATAGGCCGCAGCCATAACACCGACAGCTAAGACAAGTACAATAATACTAGCTGATTTATCAATCACTTCCATAGCAAAAACAGTGGTGATAATGAAAGAAAACAACAGTAATCCTAAAAGGTAAAATAAGTTGAGCAAGCTAACCTTTTTATACCAGTTAATAACTGCATACTCTTGTTCACGACTCTTATCAGGCTTAGCCATAATGGGCACTAAAACAATAGCGAGAGACCAGGGTAAAAGAAGGTAACGGCTCATAATGTCCTGACTTAATATATAAACAGATAATTCACTCGTTGAAAGATATCCTGCGACAAAGAATCTATCTAAGAAAATAAAACCTGATGATATAAATCCAGCTATGGCGGCATAAAAACTATAATTAATTATATTTTTTAACTTCTTAACACCTCCAACCCTAAATATTGAAGGTAAATAATTACTGGATAATAAATAATAAAAATAGAAAGAAAAGATTCGAGAGGTCACCAAGGCAACAGCTACTGCAGAAACCGAAGATGAGAGCGGATATACAAGAAGGGGAAATAAAAAAAGGCTACATCCAGACACCATTTTTGCAATATTAGCTACTCTGAATTCACCTTTTCCCTCTAAAGCTCCCCTATACACCGAAATTAAGATTGAAGGGATGAGGCCAAGAGCAACAATCTTGAATGAGTTAATCAACTCATTCTGAATTTTTTCGGCAGGTTTTAACCAGCCAGTTATAAAAGGCTCAGAGAAGAAATAAATTGTTGCCATTCCTACGAGTCCTACGAGCCCCCCGATAAACATCCCTGATTTGAGATACTCACTAATATCTTTCTCTGACTCTAATGAGGGTATAAAGTGATGAAGGCTTCTTGATAAACCAAAGTCATACACAACTAAGAACAAAAAAATGGAGCACAAAAGAGAAACATAAGAAAAAATCTCAGTTCCATGTAGAAGAGCTAATACAGGCAGACAAATAACAGCTGCGCATGCGGGTAAAACACCACCTAATAAACTCCACCATGAGTTTTTACTAAAAAAATCAAATAACTTCATCAGAATACATATGTAATTAGCATTAATGATAATACTAATTGATGAGAGCGCTCCCTCCTGAACTTACTGACATTAAATGCCAGTACAAACCTGTCAGAGAAGTTTAATCTAACCATACGATGCATAAGAGATTTAGATGTCTTTCTTTCCTGACAATAGCTTAAAAGTAAATATGAAAGTAGTTGAACCTGATTTCTATACCACCGCTGCTTTACTGTCACCAATCTCTTTATAGATGCTCGGAAGCCTTTATGTACACCCACCACATTGTGTAGATGCTGTCGATATTTTAAGAGTGGTCTTTGTTCTATATACCATTGATAATTAGCCGCTCTTGCATAAGCATAAATTAGCCAATCATGAAGATCTGGAAGGTTTTCATCGGTATGTTTCTGAACAAAGTCATGAAGCTCATCAAACAAAGCTCTATTTACACAGAAGGAACAGCCAGGTCCAGCTGACTCAAATAGATAATCTAATTGCTTGAGAGGTTGGGCTTTATTAATAAAAGCACGTTGTCCATCATCCCAGAAAGCGACCACATTTCCTGATGTCGCATCAACATCTCGTTTAATCAATGTATGAGTCTGGTATTCAAGTTTATTACTCAGCCATATGTCATCTTGATCAGCAAAAGCTACAAAATCAGCATCCAAAATATCAGCCTGCCTAATTAGCCGATAGAAATTTTTCCCGGCACCGTTTACGGCAGAATGATCTGATAACAGAGTCACTCTTGCATCAGTTTTTGCAAGTTGCTTTACAAGGGGATATGTCCCATCAGTTGAACCGTCATCAGATATGATCAGTCTGATATCAACATTCCTTTGCTCCAGTATTGAATGAACTTGCTCTTCAATCCAGTTTATTCCATTATGAGTAGCCAGAAGCACTGCTACTTTTTTATTTGGTAGATTCATCCTGATTTCTTACTTTGATCCATCGTTTTGTATTGAAACAGTATTTTTTGACTATTCTAGCTGGAGAACCTACTACAATAGTATTTTTATCAACATCCTTAGTAACAACTGAACCAGCCCCTATGACGGCACCTTGACCTATTGTTACTCCAGGCATGATTGACACAGACTCTCCAATCCAGACTTTATCCTCTATAATTACCGGGGCAGAATACAGTTCCCGGTCTGTTGGATTCTCACTTGGTGATGATTCAATATGTTCATTACTGTAGCAGCCGTGATTATGATCAGTAATGAAGACCTTACTTGCAATCAAAACATCATTACCAATCACCACTTGATCAACAGCACCAATGTGAACATAGTCATTAAGTTGCACTCGATTACCAATTACGATCTGATGTGGTTTTGTTCCAAGCGCATCAATTCGGACCCCAACACCCGTTGTAAAATGTTTCCCCCATTTAACGGCAGAGCGTCCGCGAATATAAAAAGGCAAGCGTATAAGGCGAGCAGGTTTATAAAAAATCTTGGTTACGACCAATGCACTCGCTAACCTAATAGAGCCAAAAAAACCATAACGCTTCAATAAATGTCTCATGGACGCTGCCAGAACTGAGGTAGTCGTGATGCTGTTTTTATTAAATTGAAATAAAAAGGAATTTTCAGGTTATTTTTTTTACATGCCTTAAAAGACTCGATATTCCCTTTAATAATATTTCTTAACGAGTTATTACTCGCTCCACCTATTCGCATCTTTATCATTATATTAGGAAGGTACACTGATGTAAGACGGTAAATTTCTAGAAACCGCATGGTGAGCTCAAAGTCAGACTGAATTTTATATTCAGTATCGTAATACCCAAGTTCATCAAAATAGTGTTTTCTGACAAAAAAAGTAGGATGTGCAGGCATCCAGCCGCGTTGAAAAAGACCAGGGACAAAGCATCGTGACTTCCAGTATCTTATGATCCTATCCGTATTTTCTTTATCAACATAAACAAGATCACCATACACAGTATCAATTAAAGGGTCTGAAAAAGCAGCAGCAACATTTCTCAGAACGTTTTCATTTGCATAAAAATCATCGGCATTGAGAATACCGACAATGTCACCAGAGGCGGCTTTTATTCCTTTATTCATTGCATCATAGATACCATCATCCGATTCAAAAATGTATTTCGAAACAGAGTCTGATGAAGCAATAATCTCACGTGTACCATCTTGAGAACCGCCATCCACAATGATGTGTTCAATATTCTGATAACTTTGAGAAGCGATAGAATCAATTGTGGATTTTATTGTTTCCGCGGCATTGAAGCAGACAGTGATGATAGATATTTTCATTTAGTATTCAAAGCTTTTATTTTTTCAGCATCACTGATAATTTCTGCATATTTCTGAGCAACTATAGAGTAAGAAAAATGAGTCAGAATATGTTCTCTAGCATTGCTTCGCATTTTTTGTTGCTCACTATCACTCATTGAAATAGCGCATTGTAATTTATTCATCAGTGATTTTGGTTTAAATCGTTCAGCAACAAAACCTGTTACATTATCTATGACAATATCTCTAAGGCCAGAGGTATCAAAACAGACAACAGGTACACCACATGAAGCAGCCTCAGCAGCTACTTGACCAAATGACTCAACTAGCGATGAAACGACAACACAGCTAGACGTTGAATAAACTAATGCTAATTCAGCCTGCTCATTGATCCTGCCTATCTCTACACATCTAAAACCACATAACATGGAAGATTGTTTTTTATTCCCACCAAAAACAATTAAAGTAATACGTTCTGATTCTTTATCAGAGAGAGCTCTCTTCCATTCTTGCAACGCGCTTATAAGCTGTGAATTACCCTTAAGTGTATTATTTTTACCGTTGAATATCGCAAAAGTAATCACTATCGACTCTTCAGAAATGCCAATCAACTTTCTGTAGTGTAATTGATGTTCTTTGTGGAGAGGCTTAAAAATCGATGTATCAATTGGGTTAGGCAATAGTCTTATATTGGAATGTTTGAGGATTAAACTTTTAGAAGCTCTGTTGAGCATCCATTTGGATGGCACAGTAAAGATGATATCTTGTCTACTACTGAGCTTTTTATATTTAATTTTCCATATAATAAAGTTCCAGTTAATGCCAAGTATGTTTCTTTTATTCAATGAATATCCATTGATAAAATCCAATGAATCATCATCTACTTTATAGACATGTTCGGCTCCACAGTAGAACCACTCATCATGCAGGGTAATGATTGAACCTGACGGTATTTTATCGAAATCAAAGATACTCAAGGTATCGTTATTTATCCAATGAATGTGGTGAAGCGTATGCTGATTTTGCCTAAACTCATTTAATAACGGTTTATAAGAAAACAAATTCAATGAATGTTTGATAGGATTACGATCATTTTGTAGTTTGACTAAGAGAAATGCCATAACTCTTTTCAGAAAATGAAATGTAAGCCCTTGTTTAACAGATATTAACTCGACCTCCCTATTCAGCACTTTCTCAGCAAGCTCAACAAACCTTTTTGCAGCGATCGCGGCTCCACCTTGTTGAAATGAATACGAAATAAATTTCATTCTAGGGACTTCTCAATTTAGTCAAAATTAAGTATTGCTGAGGTATACGCTGCGACTTGCTTATTATCTTTTTCATTAATAGAAAACTTTTCTACACCACTGAGTAGTTCTGAATATTTATCAACGTTAATTGATTGAATTATAGAAAGCAGTTGCTCTTTATCAAAAGGATCAAAGATGAAACCATTCAAACCGTCCATAATTAATTCACTAGCTCCACAATTTCTTGATGCAATAACCGGTACGCCAAAATACAGTGCTTCTTCAATTACCAGTCCCCAAGGCTCACTTAAGCTAGGTAAAATTAAAATATCATGACTCAGGAAACTATCTACAAGTACCTTATTATCTACTTTACTCAGAAAATGAATATTAGTCTTTACAGACATATTCAAAGAATTGTATAGAGGACCATCGCCAATAATAGTAAGCTCATAATCCGGCAGGCAATTAAAAACATCTACCAATAAATCAATATTTTTGACTTCTGAGAGTCGTCCAATAAATAGAAACTTTTTTTCATATTGTTTTTTTTGTCTATCAAAGAGAGGTTTATTGATTATTCCAACACCACCTGTAGTTATAATCTGGCCTTTAAATCTGAGATTATTTAAAAGATGAATATGCTCCTTACCACTAGCTAAAACACTTCCAACGCGGTTTAGAAAAAAACGTTTGATCCATCCTTTAATACCGTTATGGCAACTTTCAATAGCTGTAGATTCTAAAGCCAGAAAGTTTTGAGACTTTCGGTGAGAAAGAACCAAGTACCAAAATTCTGGTAAATCCCACCCAGGAATAAGTAACCTCTTATATTTAACTGAACCAAGCACACTCTTCAGCGCAGAAATACTAACTTTTAAATTTCGATTCTGGAAACTCCCTTTACTTAAAAAGGAATGAGGAAATTTAAGACCCTTGGTCACATTAAAATCATTAGCTCTTTGCTCAATAGTGTTTTCAGCAATAAAAATTACATAAATATTCAGCTTTTTGGAGAGTTCGTTGTATAAATTGACTTTATAAAAAGCAGGGATATGAGTGACAATCAGATAGTCATACATATCTAAATAGTCTCCAGTTTCTGTAACGACTCTTAAATAAGATCACGCACTGAAGTATCAATAAAGAAATAAATAGTTTGATAAACCAGAACCCACTCATATATTTATCTACAATCAAGGTTGCGATATTGTTTGTGTATGGGTGAATTATAAATAAAAGCATTGTATTCCCCCCAAATTAATATCAGATGAGGGTTAATATCTAGCTTTCTAATA of Methylophaga marina contains these proteins:
- a CDS encoding NAD-dependent epimerase/dehydratase family protein is translated as MRILITGANGFIGHNVLASLSREKEVELVALQRTNPNQSLAEIEYWLYPEINRETISSMDLNSIDVIIHTLAAIETPHKSDYERKLGYQKVNEKLTQFLAGQAANAGVKQFIFISSVKVNGEETKETGQAFSETDIPSPEDEYAYSKLAAENHLKDICLNSNMTYTIIRPPLVYGPGVKGNFEKLIKLVNKGSPLPFAKMKNWRSILAVDNLSNFIWTCIQHPKAKNETFLIADQNDVATSDLVIAISEAYEKSLKLFYIPKRPLRWLLACLGKKHIYRKLYSCLIVRKDKAKTILGWEPVSDLPSQLKKMVEREK
- a CDS encoding ComEA family DNA-binding protein; the encoded protein is MLRKSLFALVLSLFLSSSFAFAADKIDLNTATSEQLQMLNGVGASTADAIIQYRDAHGEFKTVDELTNVKGIGEKKLQQLSEDLMVSKK
- the glnD gene encoding [protein-PII] uridylyltransferase yields the protein MPQQTLSIWEVGNLVIPSDAEVTNEICRQALKQGQLYLQQQFDAGSSIEDLVYQRASFVDEILTQIWQQHISDDTPVSLIAVGGYGRGELHPYSDIDVLILLDESISDTPPDSLSSFLTQLWDVGLEIGHSVRTIQECRQQAEDDITIATNLLEARLLCGHSALFESLQQLTVTNKTWDTRRFFELKRQEQLDRHQRYNDTANNLEPNIKESPGGLRDIQVVNWVAQQHFDVKNLEGLRQKGFLANSEYETLQKAQNFLWTIRFVLHHLAGRKQEKLMIDFQRELAKKLGYKDDDSRLAVEKFMKDYYRCARSVRQMNSLLLQLFEETIILADEPREVRVINRRFQSHNGYLETINPGIFAYYPYALLEVFLILQQNPELKGVRASTIRQIHAHLHLIDDNFRRDIKNRTLFMEIIRQPKGVTHEFRRMNELGVLGAYLPEFGRVVGQMQHDLFHAYTVDEHTLFLVGNLRRFSCEENREEFPLCSEVFNQLPKPEILYIAGIYHDIAKGRGGDHSVLGVVDAKAFCERHNLSEYDTNIVAFLIRYHLAMSTTAQKSDLEDPTVIKKFADLVETTERLNYLYLLTVADIRATNNNLWNGWRDSLLKQLYHSTHQWIEHTEAQAKSTREKSYKKYQEAMQQLLSNGRSQEDISQLWHAYDLDYFLRHSIDELVWQSEQRLDHMDDDPLIALRKHNDQLTLEIFIVTHDRAGIFAAITAALEQCQLNVLDAKINVTNEHDALNTFIVNGDRLDTRQITRSLEKQLANTSHVKPYSPTITPRTMKLFQTQPNIDFETNLQQNHTVMSLHTHDRPGLVSAIAQVFLACKVQLINAKINTLGDQVEDIFFITTASENALDELEENALREQLLSSLSQ
- the map gene encoding type I methionyl aminopeptidase, with protein sequence MAVSIKTAEEIEKMRVAGKLAADVLTMIEPHVQAGITTEELNQICHDYIVNEQQAIPAPLNYHGFPRSICTSVNHVICHGIPSEKKLKDGDIINIDITVIKDGYHGDTSKMFQIGKPSILAQRLCRVARESMFVGIEMVKPGIRLGDIGHAIQTYAEKENFSVVREYCGHGIGQVFHEDPQVLHYGTPGTGLELKAGMTFTIEPMINAGKRHVRQLPDGWTVVTKDRSLSAQWEHTILVTDSGYDILTLREEETV
- a CDS encoding EpsG family protein; this encodes MEFIKFQLKRNQVLTNTIYLTLGFIAFLLMISASKDWKDYKWLFLLIEEKSWMDLILSFSLTHEVVYFWSSKFWGELIGFKSFILLTTIALLTLKLNFYQKMSDRAWLTIFFYCCFYLFLLEGTVLRVAYATALVIMAIYTLYDKKPVLSFCLILLSSQIHFTCLVFLIIFPIFYSKHFFTALVIVFVLSPLFIFFNISLFQIIELLSAYINQKYLFYADPTIVSEQNRTGLFFYFLAIFYALNLFVVYTLRNSIFSDPKVRVLVGTGLMGIIFMSTMYTHVAPATRLAELMMITLPLYLTSVFLEWQKNKYYWVCYLLITFAVLYALARFVYLYPSLIPFLK
- a CDS encoding sugar transferase encodes the protein MIRILDVFFALTGLVVFFPLLILLFLIGIFDSGSPLFYQQRVGKDKVFFTLVKFRTMRKDTAHVATHLAAESSVTPFGRFLRRTKLDELPQLWNVLKGDMSLVGPRPCLESQHELIEARNKLNVFSVRPGITGLAQVNDIDMSTPELLAETDAKMIASFSVRQYFYLIFLTLTGKGAGDRIRK